From one Chanodichthys erythropterus isolate Z2021 chromosome 3, ASM2448905v1, whole genome shotgun sequence genomic stretch:
- the narfl gene encoding cytosolic Fe-S cluster assembly factor narfl isoform X2, translated as MASHFSGVLQLTDLDDFITPSQECVKPVKVEKKQGKSVAKIQIEDDGSYFQVHQDGQKQKLEKAKITLNDCLACSGCITSAESVLITQQSHEELYRVLRHNKQVSSSEQKVVVVSVSPQSRASLAAHYGLNSSEVARRLTSFLKNLGVHHVFDTSFSRSFSLLESQREFLERFSRKEVDKKALPMLASACPGWICYAEKTHGEFIIPYISTTRSPQQIMGSLVKGYFASQKGISPQKIYHVTVMPCYDKKLEASRPDFYLSEHETREVDCVITSGEVLKMLEEENVSLRDVELAPLDTMFSNVCGEELLTHAGSGSGGYLHHIYKHAAKQLFGVEVDELTYKTMKNKDFQEVTLEKDGQVLLRFAAVYGFRNIQNLVQKLKRGKSPYHFVEVMACPSGCLNGGGQLKPSSDQSNKELLQQVEDLYRGERTSVPEEDSRVAELYQSWLKSMGEEKARQLLHTQYHAVEKNTSGLSIKW; from the exons ATGGCGTCGCATTTCAGCGGTGTGCTTCAGCTCACGGATCTGGATGATTTTATCACTCCGTCTCAG GAATGTGTGAAGCCTGTAAAGGTGGAAAAGAAACAGGGCAAATCTGTGGCTAAAATCCAGATAGAAGATGATGGCAGTTATTTTCAGGTCCATCAG GATGGTCAAAAGCAAAAGCTGGAGAAAGCGAAGATTACTTTGAACGACTGTCTTGCTTGCAGTGGCTGCATCACTTCTGCGGAAAGTGTCCTTATCACCCAGCAGAGTCATGAGGAACTGTACCGTGTGCTACGTCATAATAAG CAGGTTAGCAGTAGTGAGCAGAAGGTGGTGGTGGTGTCTGTGTCGCCTCAGTCAAGAGCCTCTCTAGCAGCACATTACGGTCTCAACAGCAGTGAAGTGGCCCGCAGACTAACCAGCTTCCTGAAAAATTTAG GTGTCCATCATGTCTTTGACACCAGCTTCAGTCGCTCTTTCAGCCTGTTAGAAAGCCAGAGGGAGTTTCTGGAGCGATTCAGTCGCAAGGAAGTGGACAAGAAGGCCCTACCAATGCTGGCGTCTGCCTGTCCAG GGTGGATTTGTTATGCTGAGAAGACTCATGGTGAATTCATCATCCCGTACATCAGCACAACGCGATCGCCCCAGCAGATAATGGGTTCTCTAGTCAAGGGCTATTTTGCCTCTCAGAAG GGTATTTCACCACAGAAAATCTATCATGTGACCGTGATGCCCTGCTATGATAAGAAACTAGAGGCTTCCAGACCAGACTTCTACCTCAGTGAGCACGAGACCAGAGAGGTGGACTGTGTTATCACTTCAG GAGAAGTTCTGAAGATGTTGGAAGAGGAGAATGTGTCCTTGAGAGATGTGGAGTTGGCCCCTTTAGACACAAT gttCAGTAACGTCTGTGGGGAGGAGCTGCTGACTCACGCAGGAAGTGGATCTGGAGGATACCTTCATCACATCTACAAACATGCCGCCAAACAGCTGTTTGGGGTTGAAGTAGATGAACTCACATACAAGACAATGAA aaACAAGGACTTCCAGGAAGTCACTCTAGAGAAGGATGGTCAAGTTCTGCTGCGGTTTGCTGCCGTCTACGGCTTCAGGAACATTCAGAATCTGGTACAGAAGCTGAAACGAGGGAAATCACCTTACCACTTTGTAGAAGTAATGGCATGTCCGTCAG GATGCCTTAACGGCGGCGGTCAGCTCAAGCCTTCGTCAGATCAATCCAACAAAGAGTTGCTGCAGCAGGTGGAGGATCTTTACCGTGGTGAACGCACCTCAGTGCCAGAGGAGGACTCGCGAGTGGCTGAACTCTATCAGAGCTGGTTAAAGAGCATGGGAGAGGAGAAAGCCCGACAGTTACTGCACACGCAGTACCACGCCGTAGAAAAAAACACTAGTGGCCTCAGTATAAAGTGGTGA
- the narfl gene encoding cytosolic Fe-S cluster assembly factor narfl isoform X1: MASHFSGVLQLTDLDDFITPSQECVKPVKVEKKQGKSVAKIQIEDDGSYFQVHQDGQKQKLEKAKITLNDCLACSGCITSAESVLITQQSHEELYRVLRHNKQQVSSSEQKVVVVSVSPQSRASLAAHYGLNSSEVARRLTSFLKNLGVHHVFDTSFSRSFSLLESQREFLERFSRKEVDKKALPMLASACPGWICYAEKTHGEFIIPYISTTRSPQQIMGSLVKGYFASQKGISPQKIYHVTVMPCYDKKLEASRPDFYLSEHETREVDCVITSGEVLKMLEEENVSLRDVELAPLDTMFSNVCGEELLTHAGSGSGGYLHHIYKHAAKQLFGVEVDELTYKTMKNKDFQEVTLEKDGQVLLRFAAVYGFRNIQNLVQKLKRGKSPYHFVEVMACPSGCLNGGGQLKPSSDQSNKELLQQVEDLYRGERTSVPEEDSRVAELYQSWLKSMGEEKARQLLHTQYHAVEKNTSGLSIKW; this comes from the exons ATGGCGTCGCATTTCAGCGGTGTGCTTCAGCTCACGGATCTGGATGATTTTATCACTCCGTCTCAG GAATGTGTGAAGCCTGTAAAGGTGGAAAAGAAACAGGGCAAATCTGTGGCTAAAATCCAGATAGAAGATGATGGCAGTTATTTTCAGGTCCATCAG GATGGTCAAAAGCAAAAGCTGGAGAAAGCGAAGATTACTTTGAACGACTGTCTTGCTTGCAGTGGCTGCATCACTTCTGCGGAAAGTGTCCTTATCACCCAGCAGAGTCATGAGGAACTGTACCGTGTGCTACGTCATAATAAG CAGCAGGTTAGCAGTAGTGAGCAGAAGGTGGTGGTGGTGTCTGTGTCGCCTCAGTCAAGAGCCTCTCTAGCAGCACATTACGGTCTCAACAGCAGTGAAGTGGCCCGCAGACTAACCAGCTTCCTGAAAAATTTAG GTGTCCATCATGTCTTTGACACCAGCTTCAGTCGCTCTTTCAGCCTGTTAGAAAGCCAGAGGGAGTTTCTGGAGCGATTCAGTCGCAAGGAAGTGGACAAGAAGGCCCTACCAATGCTGGCGTCTGCCTGTCCAG GGTGGATTTGTTATGCTGAGAAGACTCATGGTGAATTCATCATCCCGTACATCAGCACAACGCGATCGCCCCAGCAGATAATGGGTTCTCTAGTCAAGGGCTATTTTGCCTCTCAGAAG GGTATTTCACCACAGAAAATCTATCATGTGACCGTGATGCCCTGCTATGATAAGAAACTAGAGGCTTCCAGACCAGACTTCTACCTCAGTGAGCACGAGACCAGAGAGGTGGACTGTGTTATCACTTCAG GAGAAGTTCTGAAGATGTTGGAAGAGGAGAATGTGTCCTTGAGAGATGTGGAGTTGGCCCCTTTAGACACAAT gttCAGTAACGTCTGTGGGGAGGAGCTGCTGACTCACGCAGGAAGTGGATCTGGAGGATACCTTCATCACATCTACAAACATGCCGCCAAACAGCTGTTTGGGGTTGAAGTAGATGAACTCACATACAAGACAATGAA aaACAAGGACTTCCAGGAAGTCACTCTAGAGAAGGATGGTCAAGTTCTGCTGCGGTTTGCTGCCGTCTACGGCTTCAGGAACATTCAGAATCTGGTACAGAAGCTGAAACGAGGGAAATCACCTTACCACTTTGTAGAAGTAATGGCATGTCCGTCAG GATGCCTTAACGGCGGCGGTCAGCTCAAGCCTTCGTCAGATCAATCCAACAAAGAGTTGCTGCAGCAGGTGGAGGATCTTTACCGTGGTGAACGCACCTCAGTGCCAGAGGAGGACTCGCGAGTGGCTGAACTCTATCAGAGCTGGTTAAAGAGCATGGGAGAGGAGAAAGCCCGACAGTTACTGCACACGCAGTACCACGCCGTAGAAAAAAACACTAGTGGCCTCAGTATAAAGTGGTGA